The following coding sequences lie in one Oncorhynchus kisutch isolate 150728-3 linkage group LG17, Okis_V2, whole genome shotgun sequence genomic window:
- the LOC109908323 gene encoding vasopressin V2 receptor produces the protein MESISEKTGWDGLGHSSLTSATAGRSNLTSSLFSDFTSLNSSHGGAGSYYWIIPENASTTTPQALPQPRVRDLGLARAEIGVLGLVLALTTLGNGFVLWVLLRRRKQNAPMHLFMVNLCLADLVVALFQVLPQLVWDITGRFQGPDFLCRSVKYLQIVGMFASSYMIVAMTVDRHYAICCPLQAYRGGSVSRWNTPIMTAWGLALLLSIPQFFIFSRSEVSPGEFECWGHFAEQWGLKAYITWMTLAVFLLPALIITVCQIRIFREIHNNIYLKSERMVSAELKKNNAVIFRFHRVKKEDGRMTRERGRGGGGGGGGRGGGGGEGGRGGGGEGGRGGRGGGGGRGVGEGQLLKTMNNNPSSSPFSPLSTAVPPSDCYDYPSPCPQCSSSHNDHTAAAAAQQNPFNIPDNLPVPSTTVLSDRRGSSTAVVPRSHGSHGPVTSGGCSGGSVPPNNGGCYCHESYTSFELPSSARHVPSPRPSLEYPPSPPPPLALTPPSISKAMSKTVRMTLVIVLVYTVCWSPFFIVQLWAAWDPNPPDQGVAFTILMLLASLNSCTNPWIYTFFSSSVSRELQALLRCRPRTPRRGSIPDDSTTTHTSTTTHTSTTKDSLY, from the exons ATGGAAAGTATCTCAGAGAAAACGGGTTGGGATGGATTAGGCCACTCCTCTCTGACATCTGCGACGGCAGGAAGAAGCAACCTcacttcctccctcttctccgaCTTCACGTCCCTCAACAGTTCTCATGGAGGCGCAGGGTCCTACTATTGGATTATCCCAGAGAACGCCTCAACCACCACGCCCCAAGCCTTACCCCAGCCCAGGGTGAGGGATCTGGGCCTGGCCCGGGCCGAGATAGGGGTGCTGGGCCTGGTACTGGCCCTGACTACCCTGGGAAACGGCTTTGTACTGTGGGTGCTGCTTCGCAGGAGGAAACAAAACGCTCCCATGCACCTGTTCATGGTCAACCTGTGTCTTGCTGACCTGGTGGTGGCGCTGTTCCAG GTACTTCCCCAGCTGGTATGGGACATCACAGGAAGGTTCCAGGGGCCGGATTTTCTGTGTCGCTCAGTAAAGTACCTGCAGATCGTAGGGATGTTCGCGTCCTCCTATATGATCGTTGCCATGACGGTAGATCGGCACTATGCCATCTGCTGCCCACTACAAGCCTACCGTGGTGGGTCTGTGTCGCGCTGGAACACCCCTATCATGACGGCCTGGGGCTTGGCCCTACTGCTCTCCATACCACAG TTCTTCATTTTCTCGCGTTCGGAGGTGTCTCCAGGAGAGTTTGAGTGCTGGGGTCACTTCGCTGAGCAGTGGGGGCTCAAGGCCTACATCACCTGGATGACCCTAGCAGTGTTCTTACTGCCAGCACTAATCATCACCGTCTGCCAG ATCCGGATCTTCAGAGAGATTCACAACAACATCTATCTGAAGTCAGAGAGGATGGTGTCAGCAGAGCTCAAGAAGAACAATGCTGTCATCTTCCGCTTCCACAGAGTCAAAAAGGAGGACGGTAGAATGACAAGGGagcgggggagaggaggaggaggaggaggaggggggagaggaggaggaggaggagaaggtgggagaggaggtggaggagaagggggaagaggcgggagaggaggaggagggggaagaggagtaggagaaggaCAGCTTCTAAAGACTATGAACAACAACCCCTCCagctcccccttctcccccctgtCTACAGCTGTGCCCCCATCAGACTGCTATGACTACCCGTCCCCCTGCCCACAGTGCAGCAGCAGTCACAATGAccacacagcagcagcagcagcgcagCAAAACCCCTTCAACATCCCAGATAACCTCCCCGTCCCCTCCACCACTGTCCTTAGTGACCGTAGGGGCTCCAGTACAGCTGTAGTTCCCAGATCACATGGCTCCCATGGCCCAGTCACCTctggtggatgtagtggtggttcaGTGCCTCCTAACAATGGCGGTTGCTACTGCCATGAGTCCTACACCTCCTTCGAGCTCCCCTCCTCCGCCCGGCATGTCCCCTCTCCACGCCCCTCCCTGGAGTACCCTccctcacccccaccccccctggCCCTgactcccccctccatctccaaaGCCATGTCTAAGACGGTGAGGATGACTTTAGTGATAGTGTTGGTGTACACAGTCTGCTGGTCCCCCTTCTTCATCGTCCAGCTGTGGGCCGCCTGGGACCCCAACCCTCCAGACCAAG gcGTGGCGTTCACCATCCTGATGCTGCTGGCCAGTCTGAATTCATGTACCAACCCCTGGATCTACACATTCTTCAGCAGCTCTGTGTCCAGGGAGCTACAGGCCCTGTTACGCTGCAGACCAAGAACCCCGCGCAGGGGCTCCATACCTGACGactccaccaccacacacacctccaccaccacacacacctccaccaccaaGGACAGCCTCTACTGA